GTTGTAGTCCTCGTTGTAGACGATCTTCTCCACGGCGTGGCCCGCGCGCGCCGCCATTTTCGCCGAGCTGCGCGTCACCACGCCCGTGTAGACCGCCCAGCTGGACACCTGCGGCAGCCTGTAGCTTGACATTTTGAAGGCACAAAATGAGAGGCAAAGCATGAAAGGGAGCGCTGGGGCACAGCTGTTTTAACAGCTGTCTGTGACCTCTGAACTTTCAGTGCCGCAAAGGTCAGCCCGGTCTTACTTGTGCACACAGTGAGCGGCTGTGACGATCCATTGGCTGGTGATGATGGAGCCTCCGCAGGTGTGGCGGTTGCTGTAGTAGAGGCTGACCTGCCAGGGCCACCTTCCCAGCGTGGCCTCCACTCCCCCGATTATTCTGGGCAGCTTGGCTCGCGTGCCACACTCTTGGAAGGAATGGAACACAAAACAAATGTCCGACGTGAAtcggatttatttttattttttttctccccccataTTTGTGATTGCCTCACCAAAACATTGCAAGGCGATAACCTTCTCAGTGATGCAGCTCCGCCTAAATGAAACCAAAACCGGTAATGTTTGAAATAAGCAACCACAATCTGGGCTAAAATGTCCAATGGAGGTTACCTGAACTGCCAGATATTTTCCAGAGTTCCCCGTTGTTCAGAGGTAATCTGCAGAAAGCCCTCCGTGTAATTGGGCCCGATGTCAGTCAGATTCACGCCTTTGTGCTTGGTCagtctgaaattacattttatgtaaatACTAGGGATAGACAGATTATCGGCGGGGTTGATTATTGGTGCCTATATTTggaattttgacaaatatcgtcaTCAGCCTTTTCACGAATCTTAAAGCGTATCACACTggcatctcactgagcggttAATGCTTGCGAATGTCGCGAATTTAGGGTATttaatcaggatttgtaagacgttcacacagtttttacttgtcgcaaagacatttcTAACTTATTCATACAATTtctcactgtctgcgaagatcttctgaaacgtgtttacaaacCCTGATAAACCCAAATTACCTATATTCACATGgatttgtcgctcagtgagacactgggaacttttcatttatggatttattcaaATTTCCCCTTTTATAAAAAATTATGCAGACATTgagaactccctacactttttattctgaaaataatattaagaaatgttgacattttagaagactatttacagtagaaaactttagggaactaCTAACTTGCTCAGTTTTTAGTTTAGctaaacacatgctgatgacccagGACGCTCCAGGCGCAAACACGTTTTTCTGGCATGTCAGCCAACAAATTCTGGAAAAGTATGCTTCTTACAATACTTTAGACTTTCCTTTTACCTTTtgcctttactttttttttttttttttttttttttaaataaaaaaatcacattctttattttttgcttaagtttaaaacatgcatggcagatagTTTCTTGCTTAAATTTTCTGTTTGACCCTTACACAGATTATTACTATTCCTTGGGACTttgtatcgattctaatttcgtcaatcgattcgattcacaagagttaagGTTGATTCAATGTTGGGTTTTTTCCCCGATTcaatttgattcacttcaattcaatcaaatattgattaattatggcacatcaattcttcttaaatgtcaaggacatgatttaaaaactccACGAATATTCAATTCCAAAGTAAACTTTGTGGAGGCAGCAACTTGTcaaatgatttaatttattaatgaaagtaacacgttaTAATCAAactttgacatcagcaaggatgagaagaaaatattttcataatctaattcaataattgtcaaTATGAATTACAAAGAGGCTAAATTGTCTTAAAATGCaacaagtcaggtctttcataaatataagaaatacatttcaagtgaacagtaagatacaaaaaaatggcttttaaaattctattttcttaaaaatttATGGGAAATAGATATATAAAAGAATCGATTCCTGGTTCTATAAATCTatcgggcttgaaaaggaaaattgatttgatattgattgttcgatttttattttatttcatgtttaaacccagccctactattCCCAGTGCACATATGTGGAGGAAAGAAAATTCAAACGCTGAAATTGGAGGTTTTATCAGTGTTTCGGAAAAGAACGTGTCTCACCTCAGAGGCTCCATGGCAGTACAATAAATACTTTCAGAATTTGTGGATGCAGTAGTAAGTGAAACTCAGTGCTGCCAGGAAATTGCCTAGTCCAAATGTGATATATACTGTAGTGCGTATAATCTTTTTGTATGATCTTTATACTCAATCAATTGAATTGCAAGATCGTAATAACGTCTTCGGGCAGCTTCAGGTTTGTACGGTTAAATTAGTGAGCCTGTGCACGACGGAGTTGTCTGCAGCCAAGCAAACCTCAGATAACCCAGCTGCCTGCAGACCAGCGTTCCCAGTGACGAGTTCCATCGCTCGTAGCACACCGGCAGCCAGGTGGGCAGCTTTCCTAGCTGGATCTCCATCAGAGAGTTCTCGGGACTGATCCTGTAAAACACTGAACCTGATTGATTGAAAATCCCTGCAGAGGCAGGCTCGCGGCCAGCATTTAATTAACCGTCCGACAATGAGAACTGattgtggaaaacaaaaaaacaaacaaaaaaaaagtgtctatgCTAATGTAGTCAAATAAGCACAGATAATTACACTGTCTTTTCATGCCAGTCAATGGGCAAGTCTCGAgagtaaaaagaaaacaaagaatcAGCTTttgaatggtaattttctgctcaaaTTCACTTCAGAGTTGAACTGTGCCCTCCACTACGATGAATAACAATAAGCAACTTCAACTATCTCTTTCTTCCTTCATTAAGAGTGGAGTAGAATCTTGCCTCCAATTAGCAgcgggagagaaagagagagagagagaaaaaaaaaaggaattgctACAGACCTTTCCTGGGGTCGGCGATGGAAATGTCCTCTGTCACATTGCAAAAAGACGTCTCCTTTGTGTCCCCCAGTCCCACTGCACTGTGAGAGGACGACGGCCTCAGGAGAAATTTGACTGAGTGGTAAAACATGATGTCGTTAATTAATAAAACTGTCAGTCTAAAAAGCCATCATTGTTTTAGTCTACGAAAACTCTACAAAGAGCACTCATTCCGCATGTGAGGTTTTAGTGGCTAAAATTATCATAGAGAGCAGGGTAACTGGTGCGGCCCGAAGCCACACGGAGtcaaaaatagacaaaacaaaaaaataacaaaacaaatcgTATTAAAAATCTTTTCTCCTCTGCTGCTCTGTTTTGTGCCACCATGAATGgtggtattatttttttttttaaatgcacaagATCCCTTTGCACTGgcgaaaatatttttctttttttggttgttcaaACCCTTTGTTGTTGAAGGCTGGATCTatttatgaattgaatatatattATGAAGCACACGCATTTTGCtcatatgcatgttttttttgtttgtttttttttcttcgataTTATGTTAGCTAGCACATGCTTGGTTCTATGTGGCCCCAGGgtagcactgatgaaaaattgtggcccctTCCGTCATTTAATCACTTAACATTAAAGCCACTTTTCTACAGAAATCCTGTAGAATCACAGAaacttaaaatatataatttttaacgCCTATGGCTTTTGCACAGAATCCAGTAAAGCAGGATTCGGCAGCTCTGCCACTCCCCCAGAATGTGAAAACAT
This genomic stretch from Festucalex cinctus isolate MCC-2025b chromosome 13, RoL_Fcin_1.0, whole genome shotgun sequence harbors:
- the tmprss5 gene encoding transmembrane protease serine 5 is translated as MSPDGDALSVIENPVAVSHPFPVEKATVVKQSEGVRSCLRRFHNATHAHRMVRLLAAVCALGLLGGLAVGVWFLVKFLLRPSSSHSAVGLGDTKETSFCNVTEDISIADPRKVFYRISPENSLMEIQLGKLPTWLPVCYERWNSSLGTLVCRQLGYLRLTKHKGVNLTDIGPNYTEGFLQITSEQRGTLENIWQFRRSCITEKVIALQCFECGTRAKLPRIIGGVEATLGRWPWQVSLYYSNRHTCGGSIITSQWIVTAAHCVHNYRLPQVSSWAVYTGVVTRSSAKMAARAGHAVEKIVYNEDYNHVSHDGDIALMKLRTPLNFSDTVRPVCLPQYDYDPPGGTQCWISGWGYTQPDGVHSSDTLKEAPVPIIGTNKCNSSCMYNGEITTRMLCAGYTEGKVDACQGDSGGPLVCQDDNVWRLMGVVSWGNGCAEPNHPGVYTKVAKFLGWIYETLESY